The DNA segment ACCCCAAGGGCTTTGAGATAACTCGCCAAAGGTTGAGTCTGACAACCAGGCAAAGCCAGGACATTGCTCATAAACATCACTCCATCGTGGATGTAGGGGTAGAGGCTCGCCAGTCTGTTATACGAACCAGCATCTCCAAAAAGGCCAACTTGAAAGGGCCGTATTGTTCCAGCAGGGCATAAGCCCGCTCGGTCCAAGAATCTGCCCCCAACTGCATACACTTGAGGGTGAGTTGCAGAGAAGGGATGGTCACGCCGCCCCCCAAATCCACTTCAGACACGCAGTCTCCCTCATGGACACCCAGGGCGTACAACTCTTTGCCTTGAGGTTTAATTTCATGGGGACGGGGCTGAATATTCATACGGACTTTTCCGTGGTGACAAACGACCAGGTAAGCCAGCAAAAAATCCTCATTGTTCTGTAGCGCCATTAAGGCACTGACCAATTCATGCCGAAACCCCCGGCGGTCGTGTGGCCAGATGTATTGCTTTTGTCTATCCCTTGGCGGTGCCTTAGCCCAGAGCTGATCCGTAGGTACGGGAGGATTCTGTTCCCAGCGCAACATCTTCTGGAATTCTTCATGAGCTTTTCCCGCATCATGCCATTGGGCGGCTCTGCACAGTAGCGTTTTCGGCAACGGCGATTGCCCCCAAACCCCATGTAATTTTTGGCAAAGTTCATCCATTACCTGTGCCGTTTTGATGGAGTGCTCTTGCAAAGATTCCCACTGGGCGGAGAAGCTGAGCGGGTCTCTCCCGTCGCCATCCGGTTCAATCAAGCTGTTGTCCTCGAGTTCTACTGGTGCTGGTTTGTCTTTGGGGTTCCCGGTAAACCCAAGCTCCGCACTATATCCCCCCAAGCTACAGTGCAAGAGCAACCTTTGGCCGGGATAAAATGATTGCGCCCGGGTCCATTCCCCATCCCAAACCCAGGCAATCCCTTGCACCTTCTCCAGAAACTCCTTGATTCGATAAACACGAACTGAGCAAAGCTCCTCTTTTTGTAATGCCCCTTTGTAACCAGCATCTTCGGGGGTCTGGGGGGGAACTGTCCCTTCCCATTCACGCCATGCTACCTGCACATCCAGGTCTTCCGCATTACGGATAAACCGTGAAACATCAATATCATGACCCGCTAAATCCACTGAGGTATCGAAAAGCTCCAAAATATCGGTTTTCCGTGGA comes from the Synechococcus sp. C9 genome and includes:
- the cas3 gene encoding CRISPR-associated helicase Cas3', producing TAQLQGFREQFGTYGPTHSIWMSATLDPKFLDTPDFRQNNRNPNVLTLTETDEQSPVVKQRLGAVKTLRKLATTLSQRQDAKGKPLPAPKQEAAYAKALAAEVAEIHEPGTLTLIICNRVSRAQAVYQVLKKLIPETESITLIHSRFRLAERRIQNSKINEYRSGKSGILVTTQAVEAGVDISAKNLITELAPWSALVQRFGRCNRKGEYATAFVYWVDIPDLNWRGIAQPYTVEELKIAREQLEKLEDVGLNRIREMQIVTPEIEGLIPRKTDILELFDTSVDLAGHDIDVSRFIRNAEDLDVQVAWREWEGTVPPQTPEDAGYKGALQKEELCSVRVYRIKEFLEKVQGIAWVWDGEWTRAQSFYPGQRLLLHCSLGGYSAELGFTGNPKDKPAPVELEDNSLIEPDGDGRDPLSFSAQWESLQEHSIKTAQVMDELCQKLHGVWGQSPLPKTLLCRAAQWHDAGKAHEEFQKMLRWEQNPPVPTDQLWAKAPPRDRQKQYIWPHDRRGFRHELVSALMALQNNEDFLLAYLVVCHHGKVRMNIQPRPHEIKPQGKELYALGVHEGDCVSEVDLGGGVTIPSLQLTLKCMQLGADSWTERAYALLEQYGPFKLAFLEMLVRITDWRASTPTSTME